The following proteins are encoded in a genomic region of Fundidesulfovibrio magnetotacticus:
- a CDS encoding tyrosine recombinase XerC, producing MCSTNARPDETPQLPENAEGFLAWLAVEKGYANATLEAYRDDLVAFERFLAGRGLSTAEPKAIGRREMQGFLAEQHRLRQARSSMGRRLSCLRGFFKHLIRRGALAKSPLDGLANPKLPRTNPKSLNVDQAFALLDSAPQGGDPVQARDKALAELLYGSGLRVSEALGLKLNDVDANGGLARVTGKGSKERLAPLSDTCRQALAAYMALRHAFSPLPSEQSLFLGLKGKPLQRRQANRILEGLSLQAGLPVSVNPHALRHSFASHMLQSGADMRAVQELLGHSRLSTTQRYTHLNLDQITRAYDKAHPRSGTGEAEGHGKDASAGETLARADTAKGVATGKTGRAAKARKPAPVGEAGEVEKSGNPGRIVEPGSTGAAGKGGKVGKKG from the coding sequence ATGTGCTCGACAAACGCCAGGCCTGACGAGACGCCGCAACTGCCCGAGAACGCCGAGGGGTTCCTGGCCTGGTTGGCCGTGGAGAAAGGCTACGCCAACGCCACCCTGGAGGCCTACCGCGACGACCTTGTGGCCTTCGAGCGCTTTCTGGCCGGGCGGGGGCTGAGCACGGCCGAGCCCAAGGCCATCGGACGGCGCGAGATGCAGGGCTTTCTGGCCGAGCAGCACCGGCTGCGTCAGGCCCGCTCCAGCATGGGGCGCAGGCTCTCCTGCCTGCGCGGATTCTTCAAGCACCTCATCCGCCGGGGCGCGCTGGCCAAAAGCCCCCTGGACGGCCTGGCCAACCCCAAGCTGCCCCGCACCAACCCCAAGAGCCTCAACGTGGACCAGGCCTTCGCCCTGCTGGACTCGGCTCCCCAGGGCGGCGACCCCGTGCAGGCCCGGGACAAGGCCCTGGCAGAACTGCTCTACGGCTCGGGGCTGCGCGTCTCCGAGGCCCTGGGCCTCAAGCTGAACGACGTGGACGCGAACGGCGGGCTGGCACGGGTAACCGGCAAGGGCTCCAAGGAGCGCCTGGCCCCCCTCTCGGACACCTGCCGCCAGGCCCTTGCGGCCTACATGGCCCTGCGCCACGCCTTCTCGCCCCTGCCCTCGGAGCAGTCGCTATTCCTCGGGCTCAAGGGCAAGCCCTTGCAGCGCAGACAGGCCAACCGTATCCTGGAGGGCCTGAGCCTTCAGGCCGGGCTGCCCGTGAGCGTGAACCCCCACGCCCTGCGTCACAGTTTCGCCAGCCACATGCTCCAGTCCGGGGCGGACATGCGCGCAGTGCAGGAGTTGCTGGGCCATTCGCGGCTCTCCACCACCCAGCGCTACACCCACCTGAACCTGGACCAGATCACCCGCGCCTACGACAAGGCCCATCCCAGGTCCGGGACCGGAGAGGCGGAAGGGCACGGCAAGGACGCCAGTGCGGGCGAAACCCTCGCGCGCGCCGATACCGCAAAGGGCGTCGCGACGGGCAAGACGGGCAGGGCGGCCAAGGCCCGCAAACCTGCCCCTGTCGGCGAGGCGGGGGAGGTCGAAAAGTCCGGCAATCCGGGCCGGATTGTCGAGCCCGGCAGCACCGGCGCAGCGGGAAAAGGCGGCAAGGTCGGCAAGAAGGGGTAG
- a CDS encoding chemotaxis protein CheA — MNQDFMDPELFADFIVEAKEHLETIEPNLLELEKNPANLGLLNEIFRPMHSLKGASGFLGLNQINGLAHKAENILDELRKGNIAVTANIMDVILAATDALRTMIDSLEAQGYEGELDTAPIITRIEAILAGEDESPAVTAPVGEQTADEESPETASQEEPMGRPDTPSGGESRGFIMPEVTETGPPYALQAIGEGHLTDFLEEAQEIIENLNASLLELEKDPGAGGELVNDTFRYFHNLKGNSGIIGHKEINSLTHEAETLLNKVRKGEMSATSRMIDLLLGTVDMMETLVSRIDPKHNQAVPLDIGFLVEKLQQAVATGDVDFGEQAVAAEAPEPAPEPTPEPAPEPAPEPTPAPEPAKAPAAKTAPAPQPAAASPDIDDEDKEIFRETVDQQLVNIHLALSELAKDGTNKEYVDGLYRSLDSLRNSSGYMGLGDIKTYAERTAGMVDQARKSGLDFELMLDILRQECSILEDMLHKVMEGMGIAPGGGDASDAEPESAPKPEPKPEPKPEPKPEPKPEPKPEPKPEPKPTVAPAPKPAPKPAAPAPAPKPDAAPPAVAQAQSGPKASSTIRVDHEKLDHLMNLIGELIINRNRYALLARSLEEGKLDVQAIAQQLTETTYAMARLSDDLQDTIMKVRMVPVSSVFSRFPRLVRDLSRKSGKEVELITEGEETELDKSVVEVIGDPLVHLIRNSVDHGLETEDVRLAAGKSAVGRVWLRAYHRGNSVAIEVEDDGKGIDPAKMREVAIRKGIMTPEEAKNIDDRDALEIIFMPGFSSAETITDISGRGVGMDVVRTNIKNLKGTVNVTSEVSKGTKFTMALPLTLAIIDALMVMVGDQTYAIPLDAVSETTKIEVKRMTEVNKRKAVTLRGEVLGIIELREVLELPPSEDEGKEIVSMVILQDNDRRLGVIVDKLLERQEVVIKPLGSYLSEFDMRGLSGATIMGDGSVVLILDPHEIYLMSTSQR; from the coding sequence ATGAACCAGGATTTCATGGATCCGGAACTCTTCGCCGATTTTATCGTCGAAGCGAAAGAACACCTCGAGACCATCGAGCCCAACCTCCTGGAACTGGAAAAGAACCCGGCCAACCTTGGCCTGCTCAACGAAATTTTCCGGCCCATGCACTCGCTCAAGGGCGCGTCTGGCTTTCTGGGGCTCAACCAGATCAACGGTCTGGCCCACAAGGCGGAAAACATCCTGGACGAGTTGCGCAAGGGCAACATCGCCGTAACCGCCAACATCATGGACGTGATCCTGGCCGCGACCGACGCCCTGCGCACCATGATCGACAGCCTCGAAGCCCAGGGCTACGAGGGCGAACTGGACACCGCGCCCATCATCACGCGCATCGAGGCCATCCTCGCCGGCGAGGACGAGTCTCCGGCCGTGACGGCTCCCGTCGGCGAGCAGACCGCAGATGAAGAGTCCCCCGAAACCGCATCCCAGGAGGAACCCATGGGCAGGCCGGATACGCCGTCCGGGGGCGAGAGCCGCGGGTTCATCATGCCGGAGGTGACGGAAACAGGACCCCCGTATGCCCTGCAGGCCATCGGGGAGGGACACCTCACCGACTTCCTGGAAGAGGCCCAGGAGATCATCGAGAACCTCAACGCCTCGCTGCTCGAACTTGAAAAGGATCCCGGCGCGGGCGGGGAGCTTGTCAACGACACCTTCCGCTATTTCCACAACCTCAAGGGCAACTCCGGCATCATCGGGCACAAGGAGATCAATTCCCTCACCCACGAGGCCGAAACCCTGCTCAACAAGGTGCGCAAGGGCGAAATGTCCGCCACCTCCCGCATGATCGACCTGCTCCTGGGCACCGTCGACATGATGGAAACGCTGGTTTCGCGCATCGATCCCAAGCACAATCAGGCCGTCCCCCTGGACATCGGCTTCCTGGTGGAGAAACTCCAGCAGGCCGTGGCCACCGGCGACGTGGATTTCGGTGAACAGGCCGTGGCGGCCGAAGCTCCCGAACCTGCGCCGGAACCAACCCCCGAGCCTGCTCCCGAGCCTGCTCCCGAGCCGACGCCCGCGCCGGAGCCTGCAAAAGCCCCGGCAGCGAAAACCGCCCCCGCACCGCAGCCGGCGGCCGCCTCGCCAGACATCGACGACGAAGACAAGGAAATCTTCCGCGAAACCGTGGACCAGCAACTGGTCAACATCCATCTGGCGCTGAGCGAACTGGCCAAGGACGGCACCAACAAGGAATACGTGGACGGGCTGTACCGTTCCCTGGACAGCCTGCGAAATTCCTCTGGATACATGGGCTTAGGCGACATCAAAACCTACGCCGAGCGCACGGCCGGCATGGTGGACCAGGCCCGCAAGTCCGGGCTCGACTTCGAGTTGATGCTCGACATCCTGCGCCAGGAGTGCTCCATCCTGGAAGACATGCTCCACAAGGTCATGGAAGGGATGGGCATCGCTCCTGGCGGTGGCGACGCTTCCGATGCAGAGCCGGAGTCCGCGCCCAAGCCGGAGCCCAAGCCGGAGCCCAAGCCGGAGCCCAAGCCGGAGCCCAAGCCGGAGCCCAAGCCGGAGCCCAAGCCGGAGCCCAAGCCGACCGTCGCGCCAGCGCCCAAGCCAGCTCCGAAGCCCGCCGCCCCGGCTCCCGCGCCGAAGCCCGACGCCGCGCCTCCAGCCGTGGCCCAGGCCCAGAGCGGGCCCAAGGCGTCCTCCACCATCCGGGTGGACCATGAAAAGCTTGACCACCTCATGAACCTCATCGGCGAGTTGATCATCAACCGCAACCGTTACGCCCTGCTGGCCCGTTCCCTGGAGGAAGGCAAGCTCGACGTGCAGGCCATCGCCCAGCAACTCACCGAGACCACCTACGCCATGGCCCGGCTCTCCGACGATCTTCAGGACACCATCATGAAGGTGCGCATGGTGCCTGTGTCGTCGGTGTTCTCGCGCTTCCCGCGCCTTGTGCGCGATCTCTCGCGCAAGTCCGGCAAGGAAGTGGAACTCATCACCGAGGGCGAGGAGACCGAACTGGACAAGTCCGTGGTGGAGGTCATCGGCGACCCGCTGGTGCACCTGATCCGCAACAGCGTGGACCACGGCCTGGAGACCGAGGACGTGCGCCTGGCGGCGGGCAAGTCGGCCGTGGGCCGCGTGTGGCTGCGCGCCTACCACCGGGGCAATTCCGTGGCCATCGAGGTGGAGGACGACGGCAAGGGCATCGATCCGGCCAAGATGCGCGAGGTCGCCATCCGCAAGGGCATCATGACCCCCGAGGAGGCCAAGAACATCGACGACCGCGACGCCCTGGAGATCATCTTCATGCCCGGCTTCTCCTCGGCCGAGACCATCACCGACATCTCCGGGCGCGGCGTGGGCATGGACGTGGTGCGCACCAACATCAAGAACCTCAAGGGCACCGTCAACGTGACCAGCGAGGTGAGCAAGGGCACCAAGTTCACCATGGCCCTGCCTCTCACCCTGGCCATCATCGACGCCCTGATGGTCATGGTGGGCGACCAGACCTACGCCATCCCCCTGGACGCCGTGTCCGAGACCACCAAGATCGAGGTCAAGCGCATGACCGAGGTCAACAAGCGCAAGGCCGTCACCTTGCGCGGCGAGGTGCTGGGCATCATCGAACTGCGCGAGGTCCTGGAACTGCCCCCGTCGGAGGACGAGGGCAAGGAGATCGTCTCCATGGTCATCCTCCAGGACAACGACCGCCGCCTGGGCGTGATCGTGGACAAGCTCCTGGAACGCCAGGAGGTGGTGATCAAGCCCCTGGGCAGCTACCTTTCGGAGTTCGACATGCGCGGGCTTTCCGGGGCCACCATCATGGGCGACGGCTCCGTGGTGCTCATCCTGGACCCCCACGAGATCTACCTGATGTCCACCTCCCAGCGCTGA
- a CDS encoding OmpA/MotB family protein yields MSKNKPAPIIVKKEEGGHGGHHGGSWKVAYADFVTAMMALFLLLWLTMALKPQQKVQLSAFFQDQELPKREKPEETVVMPTYIAKDAQQGTPQFKLSQEEQFKYEVALMIKQLMENNPNLQKNSGVSSQKVGVLLHVNSSVMFQPGSPALKPEAMKLLDDVVGTLKKIKVNLVVRGHTDDIEAGKNSNVSKFELSALRAATCVRYIIEKGGIAATRVKAAAYADSMPIAPNTSDQNRSINRRVEFFYHSEDMANIY; encoded by the coding sequence ATGTCCAAGAACAAACCCGCGCCTATCATCGTCAAGAAGGAAGAGGGCGGCCACGGCGGACACCACGGCGGCAGCTGGAAGGTTGCCTACGCGGACTTCGTCACGGCCATGATGGCCCTTTTCCTGCTCTTGTGGCTCACCATGGCGCTCAAGCCCCAGCAGAAGGTGCAGCTCTCGGCCTTTTTCCAGGACCAGGAACTGCCCAAACGTGAGAAGCCCGAGGAAACCGTGGTGATGCCCACCTACATCGCCAAGGACGCTCAGCAGGGCACCCCGCAGTTCAAGCTCTCCCAGGAAGAGCAGTTCAAGTACGAAGTGGCCCTGATGATCAAGCAACTCATGGAGAACAACCCCAACCTCCAGAAGAACTCCGGCGTCAGTTCCCAGAAGGTGGGCGTGCTCCTGCACGTGAACTCCTCCGTTATGTTTCAGCCCGGCTCACCCGCCCTCAAGCCCGAGGCCATGAAGCTCCTGGACGACGTGGTGGGCACGCTGAAAAAGATAAAGGTCAACCTCGTGGTGCGCGGCCACACCGACGACATCGAGGCCGGAAAGAACAGCAACGTCTCCAAGTTCGAGCTCTCGGCCCTGCGCGCCGCCACCTGCGTGCGCTACATCATCGAAAAAGGGGGCATCGCGGCCACGCGCGTCAAGGCCGCTGCCTACGCCGACAGCATGCCCATCGCTCCAAACACCTCCGACCAGAACCGGAGCATCAACCGCCGTGTGGAATTCTTCTACCATTCCGAAGACATGGCGAACATCTACTAG
- a CDS encoding GGDEF domain-containing protein: MSAQDACRLPRPQNVYLLSADQELKNILTGLWDDGQLRLTCFERGRGAIEVLFNELPDLLIVDHDLPDMPGLDLVNLVKSENVYRQLPVILVIREESLLTGADWCSAEVDDLIVWPSTPARLKARVYLTIARASRAFDANPLSKLPGNTSIIQRIQEMIDRREDFALAYADLDYFKSFNDKYGFSRGDEVLMMSARIIVNTIRGFTGVRSFVGHVGGDDFVFILPPDKVELACQRIVENFDSIVPHFYDEDDRAKGYIQSTDREGNMRTFPLMAISIAVVFNIGGRLKHYGEASQIAMTLKKKAKENPKSNYVLDKRQA, from the coding sequence ATGAGCGCCCAGGACGCCTGCCGCCTCCCCCGCCCTCAGAACGTCTACCTGCTCTCGGCGGATCAGGAACTCAAGAACATCCTGACTGGGCTCTGGGATGACGGCCAGTTGCGCCTCACCTGCTTCGAGCGGGGCAGGGGGGCCATCGAGGTGCTCTTCAACGAGCTGCCCGACCTGCTCATCGTGGATCACGATCTCCCAGACATGCCGGGCCTGGATCTGGTGAACCTCGTCAAAAGCGAGAACGTCTACCGCCAGCTCCCCGTGATCCTTGTGATCCGCGAGGAGAGCCTGCTCACCGGCGCGGACTGGTGCTCCGCCGAGGTGGACGACCTCATCGTCTGGCCCTCCACCCCGGCTCGGCTCAAGGCCCGCGTCTACCTGACCATCGCCCGGGCATCGCGCGCCTTCGACGCCAACCCCCTTTCCAAACTGCCCGGCAACACCTCCATCATCCAGCGCATCCAGGAGATGATCGACCGCCGGGAGGATTTCGCCCTGGCCTACGCCGACCTGGACTACTTCAAAAGCTTCAACGACAAATACGGCTTCTCGCGCGGCGACGAGGTGCTCATGATGAGCGCGCGCATCATCGTCAACACCATCCGGGGCTTCACGGGCGTGCGCTCCTTCGTGGGCCACGTGGGCGGCGACGACTTCGTGTTCATCCTGCCGCCCGACAAGGTGGAATTGGCCTGCCAGCGCATCGTGGAGAACTTCGACTCCATCGTCCCGCATTTCTACGACGAGGACGACCGCGCCAAGGGCTACATCCAGTCCACGGACCGCGAGGGCAACATGCGCACCTTCCCGCTCATGGCCATCTCCATCGCCGTGGTCTTCAACATCGGGGGCCGCCTCAAGCACTATGGCGAGGCCTCCCAGATCGCCATGACCCTCAAGAAGAAGGCCAAGGAAAATCCCAAGAGCAACTATGTGCTCGACAAACGCCAGGCCTGA
- the dprA gene encoding DNA-processing protein DprA, whose product MTDQECQEFWASLCLRHSPGLGPRTARRILEHFGCAARAVDQARAWYDAGLATAQQCQAFTLESWREDAEKELRAAEGKALQVLGWADARYPRRLREIPDPPLFLYWSGNVELLDAPAVAVVGSRDCSRYGVDLARRIARELSGQGVTVVSGLAQGIDREAHLGGLEGPGGSVAVMGTGPDLIYPSANRDVWRSLAEGGLILSEFPPGTKPLAGNFPLRNRIISGLSLGVLVVEASTRSGSLITARLAMEQGRDVFAVPGPVSLPSYRGCHEIINRGARLVHCAQDILEELKPQLEAYLTEKGVPARPPRPRCAAVRGSLLPQAAPAPPVRTGRGAARKGAEPSGPDKAFAGGPIASGQPDAMRSGPGASGPGVAAPAGRGAPGQRAPRQGRRASSRGAAAAFAIARPDAPGVPPAHDPVLDAGADGGLEANLAGHLAAAGATHIDALCRIFGRDAKDLSRTLVVLELKGVVRRLPGGYYLTA is encoded by the coding sequence GTGACCGACCAGGAGTGCCAGGAGTTCTGGGCCAGCCTGTGCCTGCGGCATTCGCCGGGGCTTGGGCCGCGTACGGCCCGGCGCATTCTGGAGCATTTCGGCTGCGCCGCACGGGCCGTGGACCAGGCCCGGGCCTGGTACGACGCCGGGCTCGCCACGGCCCAGCAGTGCCAGGCCTTCACACTGGAATCCTGGCGGGAGGACGCCGAAAAGGAGCTGCGCGCGGCCGAGGGCAAGGCACTCCAGGTCCTTGGCTGGGCCGATGCGCGTTATCCCCGGCGTCTGCGCGAGATCCCCGATCCGCCCCTGTTCCTCTACTGGTCGGGCAACGTGGAACTGCTGGACGCCCCGGCCGTGGCCGTGGTGGGCTCTCGCGACTGCTCGCGCTACGGCGTGGACCTGGCCCGGCGCATCGCCCGGGAATTGTCCGGGCAGGGAGTCACGGTGGTCTCGGGCCTGGCCCAGGGCATCGACCGGGAAGCCCACCTGGGCGGCCTGGAAGGACCTGGCGGCTCCGTGGCCGTGATGGGCACCGGGCCGGACCTCATCTATCCCTCGGCCAACCGCGACGTTTGGCGGTCCCTGGCCGAAGGGGGGCTCATTCTCTCGGAGTTTCCGCCCGGGACCAAGCCCCTGGCGGGCAATTTCCCCCTGCGCAACCGCATCATCAGCGGGCTCTCGCTCGGAGTGCTGGTGGTGGAGGCCAGCACGCGCTCGGGATCGCTCATCACGGCGCGGTTGGCCATGGAGCAGGGCAGGGATGTCTTCGCCGTGCCGGGGCCGGTGTCGCTGCCCAGCTACAGGGGCTGCCACGAGATCATCAACCGTGGAGCCAGGCTCGTGCACTGCGCCCAGGACATCCTGGAGGAGCTCAAGCCCCAGTTGGAGGCCTACCTTACGGAAAAGGGCGTCCCGGCCAGACCGCCGCGTCCCCGCTGCGCGGCCGTCCGTGGGAGCCTCCTGCCCCAGGCCGCTCCCGCGCCGCCCGTCCGCACGGGGCGCGGCGCGGCGCGCAAGGGGGCGGAGCCTTCCGGCCCGGACAAGGCCTTCGCGGGCGGCCCGATCGCCAGCGGCCAGCCCGACGCCATGCGTTCAGGCCCGGGCGCTTCCGGACCGGGCGTCGCCGCGCCTGCCGGGCGCGGCGCGCCAGGCCAGCGCGCTCCTCGCCAGGGCCGGAGGGCGTCCAGCCGGGGGGCCGCCGCCGCTTTCGCCATCGCCAGGCCTGATGCGCCGGGCGTGCCCCCCGCGCACGATCCCGTCCTGGACGCCGGGGCCGACGGCGGCCTGGAGGCGAACCTTGCCGGGCACCTGGCCGCCGCCGGGGCCACGCACATCGACGCCCTCTGCCGCATCTTCGGCAGGGACGCGAAGGATTTAAGCCGCACCCTGGTGGTTCTGGAGCTGAAAGGGGTTGTGCGCAGGCTGCCCGGCGGGTACTATCTCACGGCCTGA
- a CDS encoding HDOD domain-containing protein, translated as MAEDLKLERKNQILAVKDLPTLPKVLDEVSRLVRDPDSSTEQIAKLIAMDQVLSAKVLKMVNSPIYGFPGRISSIHHALVLLGFNVLRGVIVSTSVMDIMLQNMVGLWEHSVGCALASATVARHVGLKDVEDVSVAGLLHDLGKVVCAVQLPEMKTSIEAMVKAQDVTYIDAEKAVMGFGHDRVNAWIADHWKLPPAIKEGISYHHKPQLARLYPDVACCVHLGDFMVRLFEYGSGGDDSVLYLEPDVLKKLKLKPADLEKILDLLAEQFLEIADLSFV; from the coding sequence ATGGCCGAAGACCTCAAGCTCGAACGCAAGAACCAAATCCTTGCGGTCAAGGACCTGCCCACCCTGCCCAAGGTCCTGGACGAGGTCTCGCGGCTGGTCCGGGACCCGGATTCCTCCACCGAGCAGATCGCCAAGCTCATCGCCATGGATCAGGTGCTCTCGGCCAAGGTGCTCAAGATGGTCAACTCGCCCATCTACGGCTTCCCCGGGCGCATCAGCTCCATCCACCACGCCCTGGTGCTCCTGGGGTTCAACGTGCTGCGGGGGGTGATTGTGTCCACGTCGGTGATGGACATCATGCTCCAGAACATGGTGGGCCTGTGGGAGCACTCCGTGGGCTGCGCCCTGGCCAGCGCCACCGTGGCCCGCCACGTGGGCCTCAAGGACGTGGAGGACGTGTCCGTGGCCGGGCTCCTGCACGACCTGGGCAAGGTGGTCTGCGCCGTGCAGCTGCCCGAGATGAAGACGAGCATCGAGGCCATGGTCAAGGCCCAGGATGTGACCTACATCGACGCCGAGAAGGCCGTGATGGGCTTCGGGCACGACCGCGTCAACGCCTGGATCGCCGACCACTGGAAGCTGCCCCCGGCCATCAAGGAAGGCATCAGCTACCACCACAAGCCCCAGCTGGCGCGGCTCTACCCCGATGTCGCCTGCTGCGTGCACCTTGGCGACTTCATGGTGCGCCTCTTCGAGTACGGCTCCGGCGGCGACGACAGCGTTCTCTACCTGGAACCCGACGTGCTCAAGAAGCTCAAGCTCAAGCCCGCGGACCTGGAAAAGATCCTGGACCTGCTGGCCGAACAGTTCCTGGAAATCGCCGACCTCTCCTTCGTCTGA
- a CDS encoding tetratricopeptide repeat protein: MRRFGLIVLAMGLVAGGCAQKQPSRDAARLNNLESGFAKFQEQQRARDADMEFKLREIAARLDALAGGKAPGKKAVREAAPARHAQAPASGGRRIVAGQVIPYASLAGPDPAAAPAPIPALMPAPAAYEQRQPAPAEAPRGKRSKTREPQPVAAPAPLPAPAVQTQPTPPAVPAPPVPAVPAPPAPAVPAPAPGPQVSVEEQRLYTEALRAVSANRNDEARKRFNEFQAKFPSSAKNPEVLFWIGESYMGDKSYNQAILSFKDVSARFPGDPKAVEAVYRTAEAYERLGDKANAAFNLKLIVDEHPNSDVAGKARQKLKQLGQ; the protein is encoded by the coding sequence GTGCGTCGATTCGGCTTGATCGTTCTGGCCATGGGCCTTGTTGCAGGCGGCTGCGCTCAGAAGCAGCCCTCCCGGGACGCCGCGCGCCTGAACAATCTGGAATCCGGCTTCGCCAAGTTCCAGGAGCAGCAGCGGGCGCGCGACGCCGACATGGAATTCAAGCTGCGCGAGATCGCCGCGCGCCTGGACGCCCTGGCGGGGGGCAAGGCCCCCGGCAAGAAGGCCGTCAGGGAGGCAGCCCCGGCCCGCCACGCCCAGGCCCCGGCCTCGGGGGGGCGGCGCATCGTGGCAGGGCAGGTGATTCCTTATGCCTCCCTGGCTGGGCCGGATCCGGCTGCCGCACCCGCACCCATTCCCGCGCTCATGCCCGCACCAGCCGCCTACGAGCAGCGTCAGCCCGCTCCGGCCGAAGCGCCACGCGGCAAGCGCTCCAAAACCCGCGAGCCTCAGCCCGTGGCCGCTCCCGCTCCGCTTCCGGCTCCGGCGGTGCAGACCCAGCCCACGCCGCCCGCCGTGCCTGCTCCGCCCGTTCCCGCAGTGCCTGCTCCGCCCGCTCCGGCAGTGCCCGCCCCGGCCCCCGGCCCCCAGGTGAGCGTGGAGGAGCAGCGCCTCTACACCGAGGCCCTGCGCGCCGTCTCCGCCAACCGCAACGACGAGGCCCGCAAGCGCTTCAACGAATTCCAGGCCAAGTTCCCCAGTTCCGCCAAGAATCCCGAGGTGCTCTTCTGGATCGGCGAGAGCTACATGGGCGACAAGAGCTACAACCAGGCCATTCTCTCCTTCAAGGACGTCTCCGCGCGCTTCCCCGGCGACCCCAAGGCCGTCGAGGCCGTCTACCGCACGGCGGAAGCCTATGAGCGGCTGGGCGACAAGGCCAACGCCGCCTTCAACCTCAAGCTCATCGTGGACGAGCACCCCAACTCGGACGTGGCAGGAAAGGCCAGGCAGAAGCTCAAACAACTGGGCCAGTAG